CCATTAGTACTAGCAGTAGCGATTATTGTGCTGTCATGGTTAAAAGCTACACTGTGAATGGTTTCATTATATACTTTTAAAGTATGACGTAATTGACCATTCTTATCCCAGAGGCTAGCAGTACCATCAATGCTAGCAGTAGCAATCATTGTGCTGTCATAGTTAAAAATAATATTCCTAATTCTATTACTATGACCTTTAAAGCTATTTAATAATTTACCATCTCTACTCCAAAGCTTGACAGTACCATCAGCACTAGCAGTAGCAATTATTTTGTCGTCAGAGCTAAAGCTGACGCTACCTAAAGATGAGTTATCTTCAAATGTATGTATTAACTTATCGTTTATACCCCAGAGTTTTACCGTTTTGTCACTACTAGCAGTCGCAATTATCTTATTATTATGACTAAAACTTACATCACGTACAATACCAGAATGACCTTGAAAGTTACGTATTAACTTACCATTTATATCCCAGAGTTTAACAGTATTATCATCACTAGCAGTAGCAATCATCTTGCTATCATAACTAAAGGCTACACTACGTACATTACCAGAATGACCTTTAAGATTATGTAGTAACTCCCCATCTATACTCCAAAGTATAGCAGTACCGTCTCTACTAGCAGTAGCAATCATTTTTCCATCAGGACTGAAACTTACATCTGAGACCTCATCTTCATGTCCTTCTAATCGATTTTGCTCTTGTATTTGTTCTAAGACTTTTCTTAGCTGTTGAAAAGTCTGATTTTTGATAATCTCTGGTAGTATTTTAATGGTAGATAATTTATTAGTTGCTTCTAAGCTGGTAACTAATGCTCCAATCTGATCATCAGGAAAAATGGCTAGAGATTTTATATTTAGCTCGCTTATTTGGTTTATTGCTTTTACCTCAGCATATACAAAATTTACTACTATTCCTGCCATTAGCAAAATAACGAGCAATACAACAAATCCAAAGCGAATTATTCGCTGTGCTTTACGTTGCGCCCTAATTAATGTCTGATTAGCCTCACTTAATATCCAACTCGCCTCTTTTTCTACTTCTAAAGCAGTTTGAACTTCTCGTTTATCCAACTCAAGGCTTGCTGTTAAGAATTGATAATCTAAATTGCTTAAGCTTTTATCCGCAGCCCACGCCTGTGCATCCCGTAATGCCTGCCCCCTCAAAAGTCGTGATTCATCCTGGCAATGAGAAGCTAACCATGCCGTGAAGGTCTCGGAATAAGGACGTAAGGAAGCTAACGCCTTATTTACCCATTCCAGATCAAATACATATGCGTAAATGCGATTATAAACTTTTAAACAGTTCTGCTGCTTGACAACTAACCCTGATAGCCGTAACTCAATTTGCTCAGAACTGCCATCGCCTGGAACTTCCCGCTGTTGCAAGATTTGCTGATAAAGAGCTAAAAGTTGGGCAGCACGCTGTTCATTACTTAACAGTCGGTCTCGAATTGTCTTTAAATGTTCTGGTTCATCTTGAGTTTCCCAATTTTCAATTAGTTTTGAGTTGACTAAGGTTTCAATCCAATTCTTTTCGTTACCAATTTGTATCGTAGCAGCAGAGGTAAGAACCAATTGACACAGTTTTTGAGTGAGAAAAGGTTGACCACCTGTCCAATTCAAAATCTCTTTTAGTAAAGCATCTGGATTACTAACAAATCCCGTTAATCCTCGGACTAAAGGAGTTACTTCATGCAACTGAAAACCTCTCAATTCAATGGTTTTACCAACATTGAAAGGGGTACGTTTTTTATCTTGAACCAAATCTGAAGCAGTCGCTACTCCCAATAGGACAAAAGTAAGGCGTGAGTATTCTGTTTTTTCAGAACGCTTGTTGTAGCATTCTCGAAGCAAAGCAAAAAAATCGTCTTTGAAATTTAAATTGAGAACGCTATCAATTTCATCGATAAAAATAACAATGTTTTGCTGAATTTCTTCTAACAGCACTTCTTCAATAAAAACACTTAGACGATAGATAGGAGTAAGATACTCATGGTCTCGCCACCAAGTTCTTAAATTTATCTTTAACTTCAAGCTGCTCACCAGAGTGCCAATTAAGCTCGCATACCAACGATCTGGAGCCACTTGCTGAGTGCCAATTGCTGTAACATCAATAACAGCACAGGCAATACCCTCAGCTTGCAATCGCTGCATGGTGCGAACTCGCAAGCTTGACTTACCCATCTGTCGTGAGTTTAGTACATAACAAAACTCACCTGCTTTCAGCCCTTCATAAAGCTCAGAGTCTGCCTGTCGCTCTACATAGGTTGGAGCATTTGGTGGTAAACTACCCCCAATTTGATATTTGTAATCTAAGTTTTGGAATTTATTCATAGATCAAGTTCACGTTTCCATGTCAGTAAATGGCAAACGTTGTTGGAAATATTGGCGATACAAATCGCAGCGTGGTATTACATGATTACCTTCCTTCTTTACCATACCCATACTGTATAATTTAAATGCCAGTGTTGGTTTTAATTCCACAGGTTTGTTTGTAGCAACTACCTCGCTAAATGCGGCTCCTAACTCTGGATACTGTTCCAGATTCCACAAGTGGCGTCGCAAATGATCACTATAAGGTCCGGCTTCAGTAGGAGCCGTTTGCAGCAATTGTGCAAGCGTGATGTCATTATGAGTGATGTGATACATCGCCAACCGCACTAAGTATGGTTGTCCACCCACTAGGTTCATTAATTGCTGTATATGGTCAGTCTCCCAATCTAGCCGATGCCGCTGGGCTAAATCTTTTACTTGCTCCAAGCTAAATTCTGGTAAATCAATCGCTAGCCCTACATTGAATGGTGATTGATTGATGTTCATGGGAATATAAACTTCTGTCGAATGCACCACCACTAACCGAAGCTTTTTCCATATGTCGCTACTATAATCGCCATACTTAGCTTTTTCATACCAAGCTCGTAGAAGACCAAAAAAGTCGTTGGCAATTTCTGGATATGAAAAAATTCTATCAACTTCATCTAAACCAATAGCTACACAGTTATCAGTTTTTGCTAGTAAATAATCTTCAAAGTATGTAGTAGTGTTATAGCTGCTATCAAAGATATCATCCCAATAATCAGCTAACTGATTCGGCAACCGCAGACTTTGACCTATGCAAGCACAGAACCAGCGTAAGAATCTATCTAGACTAGTGAAAACCTCAGATGAGGCAAGTTGGAAACTCAGGGTAACTGTGCGACAGCCTTGCTCTCTTGCTTGATACAAAATCCGTGCCATTAACGAAGTTTTTCCCATCTGTCTGGGTGCTTTAATACGGATCAGGGCACCTGGTTGCAAAACTTCTTGGTAACAGCGAGTTTCGATTGGAGGGCGTTCTATATAAAAGGCAGAAGCAAGTCCAACTTGACCCACAGGCAGTTCTGGCTCTGCAACTGGTAAAGGGCGTTCCTCGGCTATTACTATTGGCAAAGGGGATACTGCTGACAATGCCTCTAAAGGTTTATCTTTTACCTGTACTTGGTCTCCTGCTAGCAGGTTTATAATTACTTGAACAAGTTTTGGAGTATCGGTAGGTGTTCTCCACTCCCACGCTTGAACTCCCTGTAGGTAGCCGCGCAGGTCATGGTTTAAAGTCTTACTTTCACCTATATGAATGGGTACAATCTGTAGTTTGCGGTTGGGTCTAGCAGTTTGTAAATCTCTAGCTCGCCGAATTCCTTCAGTGACCATTTCGCTGACAGATGCTTGAGGGGATAATAAGAATACTAAGCAATCGCACTGCTCCAATTCTTCATCAAAGCGGTGTCGCCAGTCTGTTTCATTCTCCTTTTTAAGAAACACTCTTTTTCCGTCTGCTTTCAAGCTTTCACTTATTTGCTGAGCCACGCTAAAATCTGGCTCTTGTATGCAATGACTAATAAAAACTCTAGCGCTATGTACTCTGTTAATGTTCCAATTAGTTCTTATTTGTTCTGGCTCTAAGTTTCGTTGGGGGGGATACCACTCATGGGAAGCAACAATATCTGTTGGTGCCAAATCTAGAGCATGAGCAATTTTCTCGATCGCATCTCTCTGTACCTTGTACCCCCAGTGAGGATTGAGTAGTCGCTTGACCTGATCAATACTTACATCTGCTTGGGTGGCAAGCTCTTCTTGGGTGTAACCTTTTTCGTTCATTCTTGATTGTAGCTTTTTCACACCTTCATTGCTAGCCAAAAAACCACGACGTCTACTCTTCTGAGTCATAACAGGAATTTATCTCAGGTTTCAGAAACTCGTAAGTCAGATAATTATACCAATTGTCT
The sequence above is drawn from the Tolypothrix sp. PCC 7712 genome and encodes:
- a CDS encoding AAA-like domain-containing protein, producing MTQKSRRRGFLASNEGVKKLQSRMNEKGYTQEELATQADVSIDQVKRLLNPHWGYKVQRDAIEKIAHALDLAPTDIVASHEWYPPQRNLEPEQIRTNWNINRVHSARVFISHCIQEPDFSVAQQISESLKADGKRVFLKKENETDWRHRFDEELEQCDCLVFLLSPQASVSEMVTEGIRRARDLQTARPNRKLQIVPIHIGESKTLNHDLRGYLQGVQAWEWRTPTDTPKLVQVIINLLAGDQVQVKDKPLEALSAVSPLPIVIAEERPLPVAEPELPVGQVGLASAFYIERPPIETRCYQEVLQPGALIRIKAPRQMGKTSLMARILYQAREQGCRTVTLSFQLASSEVFTSLDRFLRWFCACIGQSLRLPNQLADYWDDIFDSSYNTTTYFEDYLLAKTDNCVAIGLDEVDRIFSYPEIANDFFGLLRAWYEKAKYGDYSSDIWKKLRLVVVHSTEVYIPMNINQSPFNVGLAIDLPEFSLEQVKDLAQRHRLDWETDHIQQLMNLVGGQPYLVRLAMYHITHNDITLAQLLQTAPTEAGPYSDHLRRHLWNLEQYPELGAAFSEVVATNKPVELKPTLAFKLYSMGMVKKEGNHVIPRCDLYRQYFQQRLPFTDMET